In Oleiharenicola lentus, the following are encoded in one genomic region:
- a CDS encoding response regulator transcription factor, which produces MKILIVENERKVGQFVERALTEQAYTARLAGNCAEARDALAESPYDAVVLDLGLPDGDGLDLLREWRASGFDEPVLILSARDAVQDRIRGLNLGADDYLPKPFSVEELLARLRSLLRRRGSGARATTVLEHRGVRLDLLARTVTREGERIEFTGRELALLELFLQNPNRVLTRTLIAEKVWEASYDMETNLIDVYVRRLRRKLEPPGAEPFIRTIRGTGYQLA; this is translated from the coding sequence ATGAAAATCCTCATTGTCGAAAACGAGCGCAAGGTCGGCCAGTTTGTGGAACGTGCCCTGACCGAGCAGGCCTACACCGCTCGGCTGGCCGGCAATTGCGCGGAGGCGCGCGACGCGCTGGCCGAGTCGCCCTACGACGCCGTGGTACTCGACCTCGGGTTGCCGGACGGAGACGGCCTGGACCTGCTGCGCGAGTGGCGCGCGAGCGGGTTTGACGAGCCGGTGCTGATCCTCAGTGCGCGTGACGCCGTGCAGGATCGCATCCGCGGGTTGAATCTCGGCGCCGACGATTATCTGCCCAAACCCTTCAGTGTGGAGGAGCTGCTGGCTCGCCTGCGTTCGTTGCTGCGGCGGCGGGGCAGCGGCGCCCGCGCCACGACCGTGCTGGAGCACCGGGGCGTGCGCCTGGACCTGCTGGCGCGCACGGTCACCCGCGAGGGCGAGCGGATTGAATTCACCGGCCGCGAACTGGCCCTGCTGGAACTCTTCCTGCAAAACCCGAACCGGGTGCTCACGCGCACCCTGATCGCCGAGAAGGTCTGGGAGGCTTCCTACGACATGGAGACCAACCTGATTGACGTCTATGTGCGCCGCTTGCGCCGCAAGCTCGAGCCGCCGGGGGCCGAGCCGTTCATCCGGACCATCCGCGGTACCGGTTACCAGCTCGCATGA
- a CDS encoding Gfo/Idh/MocA family protein: protein MAKSRIKCGVVGVGSLGQHHARIYASLPGAELAGIFETSDARAAEICAKFNCRRFTTLEELGAACEAVSVVVPTDKHEIVALPLLAQGCHLLIEKPLCATLEEAAHVLAAAQKARRIVQVGHIEHFNPVMSYLEKHTGRPQYITTERLAPYQTRGTEVGVVLDLMIHDIGIVLALVKSPIRKIDSVGINVLSKTEDIANARIEFENGCVANLSASRMSLKKNREIRVFQDNAYLSLDFMNQKGHLVKKSDIIAYGLKLKVGLAKAGEDKVPVHEIPIEKGEPLAIELAHFLESVKEAKEPKVGAALGKSALEVAIAITEEIRRKQS, encoded by the coding sequence ATGGCCAAATCCAGGATCAAGTGCGGCGTCGTCGGCGTAGGTTCACTCGGGCAGCACCATGCCCGCATCTACGCCTCGCTGCCGGGCGCCGAACTGGCCGGCATCTTCGAGACCAGTGACGCGCGGGCCGCCGAGATTTGCGCGAAGTTCAACTGCCGCCGCTTCACCACGCTCGAAGAGCTGGGCGCCGCCTGCGAGGCGGTCAGCGTCGTGGTGCCGACGGACAAGCATGAGATCGTCGCCCTGCCGCTGCTGGCGCAGGGATGTCACCTGCTGATCGAGAAGCCGCTCTGCGCCACGCTGGAGGAGGCCGCCCATGTGCTCGCCGCCGCCCAGAAGGCCCGCCGCATCGTGCAGGTCGGCCACATCGAGCATTTCAACCCGGTGATGAGCTACCTCGAGAAGCACACCGGGCGCCCCCAATACATCACCACCGAGCGCCTCGCTCCCTACCAGACGCGCGGCACGGAGGTGGGCGTGGTGCTCGACCTCATGATCCACGACATCGGCATCGTGCTCGCGCTGGTGAAGTCGCCCATCCGCAAGATCGATTCCGTCGGCATCAACGTGCTCTCCAAGACCGAAGACATCGCCAACGCGCGCATCGAGTTCGAGAACGGCTGTGTGGCCAACCTGAGTGCTTCGCGCATGAGCCTGAAGAAGAACCGCGAAATCCGCGTCTTCCAGGACAACGCCTACCTGTCGCTCGATTTCATGAACCAGAAGGGCCACCTCGTGAAGAAGAGCGACATCATCGCCTACGGCCTGAAGCTCAAGGTCGGCCTGGCCAAGGCCGGTGAGGACAAGGTGCCGGTGCATGAGATTCCCATCGAGAAAGGTGAACCGCTCGCCATCGAGCTGGCGCATTTTCTCGAGAGCGTGAAGGAAGCCAAGGAGCCCAAGGTCGGCGCCGCGCTCGGCAAATCGGCCCTGGAGGTGGCGATCGCGATCACGGAGGAGATCAGGCGGAAGCAGAGCTGA
- a CDS encoding ATP-binding protein codes for MRHSFTLRLTVRFAVLVTLTTAAVLAAGGWLLHRQAMTSLVDLHELESEELGEILEAAVRSAADVGHQIKEEADSDIALFYIQVRDERGDVVFRSANLGPTLLPVLAGMEGDRVVELPGAGRVLISDTKHGAWHLQVASRLEPTERMLRDYARVSGLLLGGAALLSIALGYQFSRATLQPVRAIEATARRIRADNLSERIPESAGHGELTALINLLNGTFDRLQRSFEQVQRFTAEASHELKTPLALARLNAEKLQARVAADPESEGLVAEILDEIARLNRIIESLLFLAKTEGGAMQLPRRELDLAALVTDFADDAAALAEDAGVGFVLAANEAGTVRADAGLLRQLLLNLLSNALAFSARGGAVALESRRTPEGWHLTVSDEGPGLPANQLERVFERFARYEGASRPEGRLGTGLGLAICRGIVDLHGGSIHAENRSDRSGLRVVVRLPAA; via the coding sequence ATGAGACACTCTTTCACGCTGCGGCTGACGGTGCGGTTCGCCGTGCTGGTCACCCTGACCACCGCCGCGGTGCTCGCGGCCGGCGGCTGGCTGCTGCACCGGCAGGCCATGACGAGCCTGGTTGATTTGCACGAGCTGGAGAGCGAGGAGCTCGGCGAAATCCTCGAGGCGGCCGTCCGCAGCGCCGCCGACGTGGGGCATCAGATCAAGGAGGAAGCCGACAGCGACATCGCCCTCTTCTACATCCAGGTGCGCGACGAGCGCGGGGATGTGGTTTTCCGTTCGGCCAATCTCGGTCCGACACTGCTGCCGGTGCTCGCCGGCATGGAAGGCGACCGCGTGGTGGAGTTGCCCGGCGCGGGCCGCGTGCTGATCTCGGACACCAAGCACGGAGCCTGGCACCTCCAGGTGGCGAGCCGGCTGGAACCGACAGAGCGCATGCTGCGCGATTACGCCCGGGTAAGCGGCCTGCTGCTCGGCGGGGCTGCGCTGCTCAGCATTGCGCTCGGCTACCAGTTCAGCCGGGCCACCCTGCAGCCGGTGCGCGCGATTGAGGCCACCGCCCGCCGCATCCGGGCCGACAACCTCAGCGAACGCATTCCCGAATCCGCCGGTCACGGGGAACTCACCGCCCTCATCAACCTGCTCAACGGCACCTTTGACCGTCTGCAACGTTCCTTCGAACAGGTGCAGCGTTTCACCGCCGAGGCGTCGCACGAGCTGAAGACTCCGCTCGCGCTGGCCCGCCTCAATGCCGAGAAACTCCAGGCGAGGGTGGCCGCCGACCCCGAGTCCGAGGGCCTCGTGGCTGAGATACTCGACGAGATTGCGCGGCTCAACCGCATCATCGAGAGCCTGCTTTTCCTGGCCAAGACCGAGGGCGGGGCCATGCAGTTGCCCCGGCGTGAACTCGATCTCGCCGCGTTGGTGACTGATTTCGCCGATGACGCCGCCGCGCTCGCGGAGGACGCCGGCGTGGGCTTCGTGCTCGCGGCCAATGAGGCCGGCACAGTCCGCGCGGATGCGGGCCTGTTGCGCCAATTGTTGCTCAACCTGCTGAGCAACGCGCTGGCGTTCTCGGCTCGCGGCGGAGCGGTTGCGCTCGAGTCGCGGCGCACGCCGGAGGGCTGGCATCTGACCGTGAGCGACGAGGGCCCCGGTTTGCCGGCAAACCAGCTGGAGCGCGTCTTTGAGCGGTTTGCCCGTTACGAGGGTGCCAGCCGCCCGGAGGGCAGGTTGGGCACCGGGCTGGGCCTGGCCATCTGCCGCGGAATTGTGGACCTGCATGGCGGCAGCATCCACGCCGAGAACCGTTCCGACCGGAGCGGCCTGCGCGTGGTGGTGCGCCTGCCGGCGGCCTGA